The window TTTACCACATCAAAACCAAGTGCTTCCAATAGTTTGAAGTAACGGTAAATAGTCCTCGTATCAGTTCCCAAAGTTTCAGCTAACTTATGAACTGGCTTACCAATATTGCTTCTTAATAAGTTGATTAACTTAAATATCCTTAAGATTTTTTGTTGTTCTACTTGTGATGCTTCAGCCATAATTCTCTTTTAAAGCCAAAATATACAACTTTCGAAATGAACATTTTAAAAAATGACACTATATGTCAAAAAAAATGATGTGATAAACACATCTTCTTTAATTAAAATTAAACCCACTAATTAAAATCTATTTTTTTCTTCTTCCAGTAGCAAACACACGATTCACATTAAAACCTATTCTAAACTCTTCACCAATCCTTCCGTTATTGGATGCTAATAGATATTGTTCATTTAATGCTTGCGAGGTCACAAAATACATTTGAAACACATGTCCACCTGCTTCTATATCTATACCTACACCCACATTGTTTCTCAAATCGCTATTAAGGTTTGGAATATACTGAAATGTCAAAGATGATTTTCCTGTTATTTTGTACTTACCACTCAAACCCAATGCTAAGTATAAATTTTGATCTCCATCTATCAAGTAGATAGGATTTGGATCATTAAAATAAGCCATCATTGGTGAAATTTGAAAACTTATTTTATCTGAGAATTTTCTAGCAATCATAATCTGAGCTGCATAGCTCGTCCTATTTGTAAAATTAGGATTTGCTTCTTGTAAAAAAGTGTAATCCGAAGTATTCACACCAGCTCCTCCCATCAGAGACAATGAAAATGGTATTTTAT is drawn from Belliella baltica DSM 15883 and contains these coding sequences:
- a CDS encoding DUF5777 family beta-barrel protein, with the translated sequence MKLRILMFVLFLTQPAMAQLERKLASETQEVELIFHAPRHINLLTVEPLDKKTLHFAIMHTFGPLNGGIQNLYGLDNGANIQFSFEYALSDKFSLAASRSSRDKFYNLYGRYHLLTQTQDNKIPFSLSLMGGAGVNTSDYTFLQEANPNFTNRTSYAAQIMIARKFSDKISFQISPMMAYFNDPNPIYLIDGDQNLYLALGLSGKYKITGKSSLTFQYIPNLNSDLRNNVGVGIDIEAGGHVFQMYFVTSQALNEQYLLASNNGRIGEEFRIGFNVNRVFATGRRKK